From one Humulus lupulus chromosome 8, drHumLupu1.1, whole genome shotgun sequence genomic stretch:
- the LOC133797823 gene encoding uncharacterized protein LOC133797823 gives MDHEHGMGATEGSCSNKYEQEMAQLRAVVNRQAEQIEKLLAEQRQRQAPTPPTETPTPPQAPPPQAPPAVHPMEPLYERFRKQRPPVFEGSTDPLDAQDWKSSLEDIFEFMQLSDREKVSCAAHTLKKDAKIWWEVVKQTREVNQMTWAEFELVFNEKFYNEAVLTAKVSEFTRLQQGNLSVAEYARTFDRLAKFAPDLVNTETSRLNRFLEGLQPELARDVDMGRTGPLSYAQAVEKALRAEHREEKITKAKAATSMPRRDTPFNKEQSRFHNDNKRGAQNFQFRQGQNKKFKGGQQNRQPGFQQMPRCQTCGKNHFGECRLLTKSCFKCGKGDHFIKDCPLMKNQQMKDEPQRTNARVFTITQADADTNNSVVSGDIFASGILTHALIDSGATHSFASLTYVKRLGRSCEKLSEVFSTMLPSGEILYSTHWLRGVPICIDGRELYADLIMLEMADYEVILGMDWLSKYNATIDCRRKTVIFKPSEEDEFMFTGATSKSCIPLISAMKARRLLESGCVGYLASVVDTYKEQKLKPEDVPVVRDFLEVFPEDLPGLPPDREIEFVIELLPGTAPVSKAPYRMAPAELKELKIQLQELLDKKFIRPSFSPWGAPVLFVKKKDGTMRMCIDYRELNKLTIKNKYPLPRIDDLFDQLQGRGVFSKIDLRSGYHQLKIREEDVPKTAFRTRYGHYEFLVMPFGLTNAPAAFMDLMNRVFKDYLDKFVIVFIDDILVYSRSQEEHEEHLRLTLEKLKEKQLYAKFKKCEF, from the coding sequence ATGGATCATGAACATGGTATGGGGGCTACTGAAGGCTCTTGCAGCAATAAATATGAACAAGAAATGGCTCAACTTCGAGCGGTGGTGAATAGACAGGCTGAACAAATTGAGAAGTTGTTAGCAGAACAACGACAAAGGCAAGCACCAACACCACCTACTGAAACTCCAACACCTCCACAAGCTCCACCTCCACAAGCTCCACCTGCAGTGCACCCCATGGAACCATTATATGAACGGTTCCGAAAACAACGCCCACCAGTATTTGAAGGTAGCACTGACCCACTTGACGCACAAGACTGGAAGAGTTCTTTAGAAGACATCTTTGAGTTCATGCAACTAAGTGACAGGGAAAAAGTTTCTTGTGCTGCACATACACTTAAAAAGGATGCTaagatctggtgggaagtggttaaGCAGACTAGAGAAGTGAATCAGATGACTTGGGCAGAATTTGAACTGGTCTTCAATGAGAAGTTTTATAATGAAGCTGTGTTGACTGCCAAAGTAAGTGAGTTCACTAGATTGCAACAGGGGAATCTATCAGTGGCTGAGTACGCCAGGACATTTGAccggttagccaagtttgcaccagacttgGTTAACACTGAAACTAGTAGATTGAATCGCTTCCTGGAGGGTCTACAACCAGAATTGGCTAGAGATGTAGATATGGGACGTACAGGGCCTCTTTCTTATGCTCAGGCTgtggagaaagctttgagagctgaacacagagaagaaaaaataacaaaagctAAAGCTGCTACTAGCATGCCTCGTAGAGACACTCCATTCAACAAAGAACAAAGCCGCTTTCACAATGACAACAAAAGAGGGGCCCAGAATTTCCAATTTAGACAAGGACAGAATAAGAAATTTAAAGGAGGTCAGCAAAACAGGCAACCTGGATTCCAACAAATGCCACGATGTCAAACTTGTGGAAAGAATCATTTCGGGGAGTGCAGGCTTCTAACTAAGAGCTGCTTCAAATGTGGCAAGGGGGATCATTTTATCAAAGATTGTCCATTGATGAAGAACCAACAAATGAAGGATGAACCTCAGAGGACAAATGCTAGGGTGTTCACGATTACTCAGGCTGATGCTGATACCAACAACTCTGTTGTGTCAGGTGATATTTTTGCATCTGGTATTCTCACTCATGCATTAATAGATTCAGGTGCCACGCATTCATTTGCATCATTGACATATGTAAAAAGGTTGGGTAGATCGTGTGAAAAATTGTCAGAagtttttagtacaatgttaccatcTGGAGAGATTCTGTATTCTACTCATTGGTTGAGGGGGGTTCCTATTTgcattgatggtagggaattatatgCTGATCTAATAATGTTAGAGATGGCCGATTATGaggtgattttgggtatggattggctttcaaagtataatgccactattgattgtagaaggaaaacAGTGATATTTAAGCCTTCAGAGGAAGATGAGTTTATGTTTACTGGAGCGACATCAAAAAGTTGCATTCCATTAATTTCTGCTATGAAGGCCAGGCGACTGTTGGAAAGTGGATGTGTGGGTTATctcgccagtgtggttgacacgtaTAAGGAGCAAAAGTTAAAACCGGAAGATGTACCGGTAGTTAGAGATTTCTTagaagtatttccagaagatttaccgggattgcctccagacagagaaattgaatttgtgattgagctACTTCCTGGTACAGCCCCTGTGTCcaaggcaccttatagaatggcaccagcagaactaaaggaattaaagatacagttgcaagaactcctggataaaaagtttatcaggcctagtttttcaccatggggagctccggtgctatttgtgaagaaaaaggatgggacgatgcgaatgtgtattgattatagagaattgaacaagttgacaatcaagaataagtatccacttcctagaattgatgatctttttgatcaattacaaggaagaggagtgttttcaaagattgatttgagatctgggtatcatcaattaaagattagagaagaggatgtaccaaagaccgcatttcgaactcggtatggccattatgagttccttgtgatgccatttggattaactaatgctccagctgcattcatggacttgatgaacagggtgtttaaggactaCCTTGATAAGTTTGTAatagtgtttattgatgatatcttggtgtattctcgatcccaagaagaacatgaggaacatttgaggttgacattggagaaattaaaagaaaaacaactctatgccaaatttaagaaatgtgaattt